The following coding sequences lie in one Candidatus Eisenbacteria bacterium genomic window:
- a CDS encoding recombination regulator RecX encodes MKPPVPARDAALERDALRLLKVRERCRKELERRLKQKGHANERIEDLLNIYEARGWINDERFATFFVRDRIRLRPKSYRMIDRELSARGVALEIRQRVLSEFQAEFPEEEMARSQALRRWRSLSGDLKSRRVSLIRWLRTKGYPLSLARRLAGEMAEVETPADGGFD; translated from the coding sequence GTGAAGCCCCCTGTCCCGGCGCGGGATGCGGCCCTCGAGCGGGATGCGTTGAGACTTCTCAAAGTCCGGGAAAGATGCCGCAAGGAGCTGGAAAGACGTCTCAAACAAAAGGGACATGCGAACGAGCGCATAGAAGATCTGCTCAACATCTATGAAGCTCGGGGGTGGATCAACGATGAACGATTCGCAACGTTCTTTGTTCGGGATCGGATCCGGCTTCGTCCCAAATCATATAGGATGATCGATCGGGAACTTTCGGCGCGCGGCGTGGCTCTGGAGATCCGGCAAAGGGTCTTGAGCGAATTCCAGGCCGAGTTTCCCGAAGAGGAAATGGCGCGTTCTCAAGCGCTGCGCCGGTGGAGAAGCCTTTCCGGTGATTTGAAGAGCCGGAGGGTTTCTCTTATACGGTGGTTGCGCACGAAGGGTTATCCGCTCTCTTTGGCCCGCCGTTTGGCCGGAGAGATGGCGGAGGTCGAAACGCCGGCAGATGGGGGATTTGATTGA
- a CDS encoding decaprenyl-phosphate phosphoribosyltransferase encodes MARRITGVSRGVGGIMKTLIHLLRVRQWTKNVVLFAGVVFAQEFTHTASLLRALAGFGTFCLLSSAVYIFNDLADLEQDRAHPQKKNRPLAAGRFPITGALVLALVLAFTGLILAFKLQRSFGILAMAYFIVNLLYSWKLKRVVLLDVMIIAIGFVIRAVAGVEVLSPPAEISPWLLVCTFFLALFLAVAKRRHERTLLLDNAGSHRAILAEYPPALLDQFISIVTAATILGYTIYTVSPQTQARLGTSRLVYTVPFVVFGIFRYLYLVFKKGQGGAPSEALLADGPLLINIILWFGAVLTFLYLIPS; translated from the coding sequence ATGGCGCGCAGGATTACGGGAGTATCTCGGGGAGTTGGCGGAATCATGAAAACCCTGATACATCTCCTGAGGGTTCGCCAGTGGACCAAGAATGTCGTCCTCTTTGCCGGTGTCGTCTTCGCCCAAGAATTCACGCACACGGCGAGTCTTCTCAGGGCTCTGGCCGGATTCGGCACCTTCTGCCTGCTCTCTTCAGCCGTGTATATCTTTAACGATTTGGCGGATCTCGAGCAGGATCGAGCCCATCCCCAAAAGAAAAACCGCCCCCTTGCCGCCGGACGGTTCCCCATCACGGGCGCTCTTGTCCTTGCGTTGGTTTTGGCCTTCACCGGATTGATATTGGCCTTTAAACTGCAGCGATCCTTCGGAATTCTGGCCATGGCCTATTTCATTGTGAATCTTCTCTACTCCTGGAAGTTGAAACGAGTGGTATTGCTTGATGTGATGATCATCGCTATCGGGTTTGTTATACGCGCCGTGGCCGGTGTTGAGGTCTTATCTCCTCCGGCGGAAATCTCTCCTTGGCTTTTGGTTTGCACCTTTTTTCTGGCTCTCTTTCTCGCCGTGGCCAAGCGCCGGCATGAACGCACCCTCCTCCTCGATAACGCCGGATCCCACCGGGCGATCCTGGCCGAATATCCTCCGGCGCTCTTGGATCAATTTATCTCCATTGTTACCGCCGCCACGATTCTTGGTTATACAATATATACGGTCTCTCCTCAAACACAGGCAAGATTGGGTACCTCCCGATTGGTCTATACCGTCCCCTTTGTCGTTTTTGGGATTTTCAGATATCTCTATCTGGTTTTCAAAAAGGGGCAGGGAGGCGCCCCCTCCGAGGCGCTGCTGGCCGACGGCCCGCTGTTGATTAATATCATTCTCTGGTTCGGCGCCGTCCTCACCTTCCTCTATCTCATCCCTTCCTGA
- the alaS gene encoding alanine--tRNA ligase, giving the protein MTAADIRRIFLEFYKERDHRFCKSAPLLPQGDPTLLFTSAGMVPFKSMWVTANPEYRRAVSVQKCLRATDLEDVGRTPRHCTFFEMLGHFSFGDYFKREAISWNWELFRNVYGIPEERMRVSVFNDDDEAFAIWRDEIGLPEDWIFRLGEEHNFWGPAGDTGPCGPSSEVYYDLGPSFECSNPNCGPGCDCDRWVEIGNFVFPQFDKQPDGSLAPLLNRGIDTGIGLERVVMVLQGQQTIFATDLFQPVIRRLEEFVQKPYAGHASSMNIVADHVRALTFAFAEGIMPSNEGRGYVLRRILRRAALQGHLMGLREPFLHRLAETVTEVMSPAYPELVEALPRVSMALKGEEERFTETLEAGLNRFERLAQTVRDSESKRLAGKDAFLLYDTYGFPLDLVREMAAEQGLEVDEEGFTRQMERQKEKSRSASTFQKSDGESLEWTEYSKGESSRFVGNESLEIETRVRRIAPVPDKPGEYWVVLEETPFYPESGGQVGDIGILFNDGLESEVLETQKRSGEILHRVKLSRGGWNDKPVRASVSASNRISTARNHTATHLLHAALREVLGTHVTQAGSLVSPARLRFDFTHYGPVEPEPLAAVEQWINDRILQAIPVNIHWSDYDAAIEAGVMALFGEKYEDRVRRVEIGEASRELCGGTHVRNTAEIGQCILLEEGTISAGIRRIEAVTGEQAFLVRREMQETMRHLRRSLQVPQNEIAPKVDQLFAEIAKLRKDVRNALEQRPSSNLEDLIKNAESIGGRKFVVGQTEAASVDLLRKQGDHIVKALGSGAGLLVARVGDKMPLLAFVTQDLVSEIDLRADELIRTAAAVSGGRGGGKPRMALGGVGDPEKLEETLETARNWLREKLRV; this is encoded by the coding sequence ATGACTGCAGCGGACATCCGTAGAATATTTTTGGAATTCTACAAAGAGCGGGACCATCGCTTTTGTAAAAGCGCGCCATTGTTGCCCCAGGGGGATCCGACGCTGCTTTTCACATCGGCCGGGATGGTTCCCTTTAAATCGATGTGGGTCACTGCAAATCCGGAATACCGGCGCGCCGTTTCCGTCCAGAAGTGCCTCCGGGCAACCGACCTGGAAGATGTGGGGCGGACGCCGCGGCATTGTACATTCTTTGAAATGCTGGGCCACTTCTCTTTCGGAGATTATTTTAAAAGGGAGGCGATCTCCTGGAATTGGGAGCTCTTCCGGAATGTTTATGGGATCCCTGAAGAGCGGATGCGCGTCTCGGTTTTCAATGATGATGACGAGGCCTTCGCCATTTGGCGTGACGAGATTGGATTGCCGGAGGATTGGATCTTTCGCCTGGGGGAGGAACATAATTTCTGGGGACCGGCGGGCGACACAGGACCCTGCGGCCCCTCGTCGGAAGTTTACTACGATCTGGGCCCGTCTTTTGAGTGTTCCAATCCCAATTGCGGACCGGGGTGCGATTGCGATCGCTGGGTGGAGATCGGCAATTTCGTCTTCCCGCAGTTTGATAAACAGCCCGATGGCAGCCTGGCGCCGCTCCTGAATCGCGGCATCGACACCGGCATCGGTCTGGAACGGGTTGTTATGGTTCTGCAAGGCCAGCAGACGATTTTCGCCACCGATCTATTCCAGCCGGTTATCCGGCGTTTGGAAGAGTTTGTACAAAAGCCATATGCCGGTCATGCCTCTTCGATGAACATTGTCGCCGATCATGTCCGGGCCCTGACCTTTGCTTTTGCCGAAGGGATCATGCCAAGCAATGAAGGACGGGGCTATGTCCTTCGTAGAATTTTGAGACGCGCCGCCCTGCAGGGCCACCTCATGGGATTGCGGGAACCTTTCCTCCACCGGCTGGCTGAAACGGTGACAGAGGTCATGTCCCCCGCCTATCCTGAATTAGTTGAAGCTCTGCCCCGGGTTTCGATGGCGTTGAAGGGTGAAGAGGAAAGATTCACCGAAACCCTGGAGGCCGGCTTGAACCGCTTCGAGCGTTTGGCCCAAACAGTGCGGGATTCGGAATCAAAAAGACTCGCGGGGAAGGATGCCTTCCTGCTGTACGACACCTATGGTTTTCCCCTTGATTTGGTGCGGGAGATGGCTGCTGAGCAGGGTCTGGAAGTGGATGAAGAAGGATTCACAAGGCAAATGGAGCGGCAGAAGGAAAAATCCCGCAGTGCTTCTACGTTTCAGAAATCGGATGGAGAGTCCTTGGAATGGACGGAATATTCCAAAGGGGAGAGCAGCCGTTTCGTTGGAAATGAGTCTCTGGAGATTGAAACACGGGTTCGGCGGATAGCTCCGGTGCCGGACAAACCGGGTGAGTATTGGGTTGTGCTGGAGGAAACACCCTTTTATCCCGAATCGGGCGGCCAGGTCGGGGATATCGGGATTCTCTTCAACGACGGCCTGGAATCAGAAGTCCTGGAAACGCAAAAGCGCAGCGGCGAAATCCTCCATCGCGTGAAACTCAGCAGGGGAGGGTGGAATGATAAACCGGTTCGGGCGTCCGTCTCGGCATCCAACCGGATATCCACCGCGCGAAACCATACCGCTACACATCTGCTTCACGCCGCGCTGCGTGAGGTTCTCGGAACTCATGTCACCCAGGCCGGATCGCTCGTGTCACCGGCGCGGTTAAGATTTGACTTTACCCATTACGGACCGGTGGAGCCCGAGCCATTGGCCGCGGTTGAACAATGGATCAATGATAGGATCCTCCAGGCCATTCCTGTGAATATTCATTGGTCGGATTATGATGCGGCGATCGAAGCCGGAGTCATGGCCCTCTTCGGTGAAAAATATGAAGACCGGGTCCGGCGGGTGGAGATCGGCGAGGCCAGCCGGGAACTCTGTGGGGGAACGCATGTGCGGAATACAGCTGAGATCGGGCAGTGTATTCTTCTCGAGGAAGGCACGATCAGCGCCGGTATTCGCCGGATTGAGGCCGTGACGGGAGAACAGGCCTTTCTCGTCCGGCGTGAGATGCAGGAGACGATGCGTCATCTCCGGCGTTCACTCCAGGTTCCACAAAATGAAATCGCGCCCAAGGTGGATCAGCTTTTTGCTGAAATCGCGAAGCTTCGCAAGGATGTCCGCAATGCCTTGGAGCAGAGACCGAGTTCCAATCTCGAAGATCTCATTAAGAATGCCGAGTCGATCGGAGGCCGGAAGTTTGTTGTGGGCCAGACTGAGGCGGCTTCGGTCGATCTTCTGAGAAAGCAAGGGGACCATATTGTGAAAGCCCTTGGATCCGGCGCCGGTTTGCTCGTGGCCAGGGTCGGGGACAAGATGCCTCTGCTGGCCTTTGTCACCCAGGATCTGGTTTCCGAAATCGATCTGCGCGCCGATGAGCTGATTCGAACCGCAGCTGCCGTTTCGGGGGGGCGGGGCGGCGGGAAACCCCGGATGGCGCTGGGGGGTGTGGGTGATCCAGAAAAGTTGGAAGAGACTTTGGAGACGGCCCGGAACTGGCTGCGGGAGAAATTGAGGGTTTAA
- the rfbD gene encoding dTDP-4-dehydrorhamnose reductase has translation MKILITGGKGMLARALIKRLQSRHEVVITGREEMDVEKTAEVFAVAGDIRPETILHCGAWTHVDACESDPQKAFRINAWGARNVAAAALKYGADLIYFSSDYVFDGTSKEPYREHDAKNPLNVYGRSKSFGEEAVAGIVARHVIIRISGLFGVGGACFPETILRKARLGERLDVVSDQILAPTYAPHVAEGVDRLLGSGLYGIYHLTSDGATTWFDFAQEILKLSGLAETRLHPLNTMESHRPAERPRYSVLDTSNFRHTFSWSPPSWRAGLREYLGELAES, from the coding sequence GTGAAGATCCTCATCACCGGTGGTAAGGGAATGTTGGCGAGGGCTCTGATCAAGAGGCTTCAATCCCGCCATGAGGTGGTGATTACCGGTCGTGAAGAGATGGATGTCGAAAAGACCGCAGAGGTCTTCGCGGTCGCTGGTGATATCCGGCCGGAAACGATCCTTCATTGCGGGGCCTGGACCCATGTTGACGCTTGTGAATCAGATCCGCAGAAGGCCTTCCGGATCAACGCTTGGGGCGCGAGAAATGTGGCCGCCGCGGCGTTGAAGTATGGTGCGGATCTTATCTATTTCAGCAGCGATTATGTCTTCGATGGAACTTCTAAAGAGCCGTATAGAGAGCATGATGCCAAGAATCCATTGAATGTCTATGGCCGGAGCAAGTCGTTTGGCGAAGAGGCCGTCGCCGGGATCGTCGCACGGCACGTCATCATTCGCATTTCGGGACTTTTCGGTGTGGGTGGCGCTTGCTTCCCCGAGACGATTCTTCGGAAGGCTCGGTTGGGTGAGAGATTGGATGTCGTTTCTGATCAGATCCTGGCGCCCACCTATGCCCCTCATGTGGCGGAAGGGGTTGATCGGTTGCTCGGATCGGGTCTCTATGGCATTTATCATCTGACATCAGATGGGGCCACCACTTGGTTTGACTTCGCCCAAGAGATCCTCAAGCTTTCCGGTCTCGCAGAGACCCGGCTTCATCCCCTGAATACGATGGAATCGCATCGGCCTGCAGAGCGGCCGCGTTATAGCGTCCTCGACACCTCCAATTTCAGGCACACCTTTTCCTGGTCTCCGCCGTCATGGCGCGCAGGATTACGGGAGTATCTCGGGGAGTTGGCGGAATCATGA